From a single Anomaloglossus baeobatrachus isolate aAnoBae1 chromosome 4, aAnoBae1.hap1, whole genome shotgun sequence genomic region:
- the LOC142301960 gene encoding endonuclease domain-containing 1 protein-like produces the protein MKPLLSISLILAVAIGTYAEVLDSFNACLNYFYKGHIPSGFQGITKSSLFDPNNLPDGIKKLGVDSVVSPAYICQRYLNAYRYATLYDRGRRMPLYSAYIMNLHADLSKTCPRCKAFKVEAQLPYRNVESKEMTLYQDAKEALGKYNKKNNIEQRESKNRPPELLQTSQAVDEDYTNTEYQRGHLNPCGHQTACENSYNATFTLTNVVPMVPEVNNNIWSPYEKEMMKILADREDVIYIITGIVPGNVPIKKDGLSAPTHVWNAYCHVSKEGIPRKSGAALVENTKVSKIETFDDVVAFQTKMKNILGTIQLFQKDCKP, from the exons atgaagccattGCTGAGCATTTCACTGATCTTAGCGGTGGCCATTGGCACCTATGCCGAGGTGTTAGATAGCTTTAACGCATGCCTTAATTATTTTTATAAGGGGCACATCCCCAGTGGGTTTCAAGGCATCACTAAGTCTAGTCTCTTTGATCCAAATAATCTTCCAGATGGGATAAAAAAACTTGGTGTGGATTCCGTGGTTTCTCCGGCATATATATGCCAAAGATATCTAAATGCCTATCGGTATGCCACCTTGTATGACAGAGGGAGACGTATGCCTCTGTACTCGGCCTACATCATGAATTTACATGCTGATTTGTCAAAAACCTGTCCACGATGCAAAGCTTTCAAAGTAGAGGCTCAG TTGCCTTATCGAAACGTTGAATCAAAAGAGATGACATTATACCAAGACGCAAAAGAAGCATTGGGCAAGTATAACAAGAAAAACAATATTGAACAAAGAGAATCTAAAAACAGACCACCGGAACTCTTACAAACGAGTCAGGCCGTGGATGAAGACTATACAAATACAGAATACCAAAGGGGGCATTTAAATCCCTGTGGACACCAAACCGCCTGTGAAAATAGTTATAACGCAACTTTCACCCTGACCAATGTAGTACCAATGGTACCAGAGGTAAATAACAATATCTGGAGTCCATACGAAAAAGAGATGATGAAAATATTAGCAGACCGTGAAGATGTGATATACATAATAACGGGCATTGTGCCTGGGAATGTGCCAATAAAAAAAGATGGACTAAGCGCTCCGACTCATGTGTGGAACGCCTATTGCCATGTAAGTAAGGAAGGTATCCCCAGAAAATCCGGAGCTGCACTTGTTGAAAATACCAAAGTGAGCAAAATTGAAACATTTGATGATGTTGTTGCTTTTCAAACCAAAATGAAAAATATTCTGGGTACTATTCAGCTATTTCAAAAAGATTGTAAGCCTTAG